A window from Patescibacteria group bacterium encodes these proteins:
- a CDS encoding PEP-utilizing enzyme, whose translation MKKVLDKILTHTATLSALFGYYQGISKIMKNNLGFGFSKFIFYYKKGSMTEYRYGSHLLKKIILNIFNKRPKFEKKLLDTFPSDYKKLEELSDHSKRIKNDNEAINKIFEFEKTFQNIWTPVMYIYWLPIFLESEKVNKEQKRRIDKIIKIRSQRDREYVLAQYFYDHLCLYLRNKFNYLKMDFTLCSPEELIDSLRGKKFGQNKIKKINSREKGCIIFRDQIYSNLKKVSEINEFLSEYNLILEKEEKVKKVNKIKGKSANPGQAKGKVVLLFSKNEMKKVDKETIIVSPMTTPYLNPALKKCKAIITDEGGITCHAAIIARELKKPCIIGTKIATKVLKDGDKVLVDADKGVVRKI comes from the coding sequence ATGAAAAAAGTACTAGATAAAATATTAACTCATACGGCTACCTTAAGTGCTTTATTTGGCTATTATCAAGGTATTTCCAAGATAATGAAAAATAATCTTGGTTTTGGATTTAGCAAATTCATATTTTATTATAAAAAAGGCTCCATGACTGAATACCGTTATGGTAGTCATTTATTAAAAAAAATAATTTTAAATATTTTTAATAAAAGGCCTAAATTTGAAAAAAAGTTGTTGGATACTTTTCCAAGTGATTATAAAAAACTGGAGGAATTATCTGATCATTCAAAAAGAATAAAAAACGATAATGAGGCAATTAATAAAATATTTGAATTTGAAAAAACTTTTCAGAATATTTGGACACCGGTTATGTATATATATTGGTTACCAATTTTTTTAGAAAGTGAGAAAGTAAATAAAGAACAAAAGAGAAGAATTGATAAAATCATAAAAATAAGGAGCCAAAGAGACCGGGAATATGTTCTAGCCCAGTATTTTTATGATCATCTATGCCTTTATTTAAGAAATAAATTCAATTATTTAAAAATGGATTTTACCTTATGCTCGCCAGAAGAGTTAATAGATAGCCTAAGAGGAAAAAAATTTGGGCAAAATAAAATAAAGAAAATAAATTCTAGAGAAAAAGGTTGTATTATTTTTCGCGACCAAATTTATTCGAACTTGAAAAAAGTATCAGAAATAAATGAATTTTTATCCGAGTATAATTTGATTTTAGAAAAGGAAGAAAAAGTTAAAAAGGTGAATAAAATAAAAGGAAAATCAGCCAATCCCGGTCAAGCCAAGGGGAAAGTAGTGCTATTATTTTCAAAAAATGAAATGAAAAAAGTTGATAAAGAAACTATAATAGTTTCACCGATGACCACACCTTATTTAAACCCAGCTTTAAAAAAATGTAAGGCAATTATTACTGACGAAGGTGGTATTACCTGCCACGCCGCCATTATCGCCCGGGAATTAAAAAAACCCTGTATCATCGGCACCAAAATCGCTACTAAAGTTTTAAAAGACGGGGATAAAGTTTTGGTGGATGCGGATAAGGGGGTAGTGAGAAAGATATAA